The following are encoded in a window of Castanea sativa cultivar Marrone di Chiusa Pesio chromosome 9, ASM4071231v1 genomic DNA:
- the LOC142609123 gene encoding uncharacterized protein LOC142609123 codes for MEGFRDVVSACGFEDLGFSSLKFTWCNMQEGSNRVYLRLDRAFANSKCFNIFKDAKVYHLVESTSNHCLLRITNSCSLPPTRKHRFHFEAMWAKREAYQEIIEATWNGGNSLITPEGIASNLSRCASKLTAWNKSVIGNIPRKIQEKRKALNNLITQDHVGSHRVAIDEIKKEINDLLDSEEILWHRHNKIHWYKEGDRNTKFFHARASDRRRKNTILGLWNDEGRWCDDKDSILTTALAYFEKIYTTSPSGIQEITNAIPTRVIEEMNPELTKTFTSEEVTRAL; via the coding sequence ATGGAAGGCTTCCGTGATGTCGTGAGTGCTTGTGGCTTCGAAGACCTTGGCTTCTCAAGTCTGAAATTTACGTGGTGCAACATGCAAGAAGGTAGCAACAGAGTCTACCTTCGACTGGACAGAGCCTTTGCCAACTCGAAATGTTTCAATATCTTCAAGGATGCCAAGGTCTACCACCTGGTTGAGTCCACCTCAAACCATTGCCTCCTAAGAATTACAAACTCATGCTCCTTGCCTCCAACCAGAAAGCACCGCTTCCATTTTGAAGCCATGTGGGCAAAGAGAGAAGCCTATCAAGAGATCATTGAAGCTACTTGGAATGGGGGCAATTCATTGATTACTCCTGAAGGAATTGCTTCCAACCTTAGCCGTTGTGCATCAAAATTAACTGCATGGAATAAAAGTGTGATTGGCAACATCCCAAGGAAAATCCAGGAAAAGAGGAAAGCTCTCAACAACCTCATTACCCAAGATCATGTTGGCTCTCATAGAGTAGCAATTGATGAAATCAAGAAGGAAATTAATGACCTTTTGGATAGTGAGGAGATTTTATGGCATCGGCACAACAAAATTCACTGGTATAAAGAAGgagacagaaacactaaattcTTCCATGCTAGAGCTTCAGATAGAAGGAGGAAGAACACTATCTTGGGCTTGTGGAATGATGAAGGTAGATGGTGTGATGACAAGGATAGTATCTTAACTACTGCACTAGcctactttgagaaaatctACACTACCTCACCTAGTGGTATTCAGGAGATCACCAATGCCATTCCCACTCGAGTAATAGAGGAGATGAACCCCGAGCTCACCAAAACCTTCACCAGTGAAGAAGTCACAAGAGCTCTCTAG